The genomic stretch TAATCAAGAACTCTAAAGTAGAATTCTAAAAAATACTAAAGTAACCCACAGTAAGGCATGAAAAGTGACGGGAACAAAACCACCAATAAAATGGCagatgaatgttcacagcagatTTGTGTATTAACCAAAAATTTTAAACCCAAATGTCTTTCAAAGGCTCAATGGTTAGAGAAACTATGGCATATGCATAAAGGGAAAActactgagaaatttaaaaaacaaaaattatggtCTCTGGAACAGCTGGGATTTATCTCAAGGGAATCATGTTGAATGAAAGACACCAATCTCAAAAGGTTatatagtgtatgattccatttattttttaagatttgaggcAGAACGTGAgtgggggggagaagcagaaggggagggacggggggaaagaatcttaagcagactctgcactcagcatagagtctgatgtggggcctaatctcatgactctgagatcgtgacctgagctgagatcaagagtcagatgcttaactgattgagccatccaggtgcccgattccacttatatttttaaaagggggagcatgtgtgtgcagggcaggaggagcagagagaggagagatgcccaagcaggctccatgcccagtgtggagcccaacacaaggctcaatttcacaacccctgggctcatgacctgagaaaatcaagtcagattcttaactgactgagccactcaggagttcCTATAAAATACTCTTGATATGACAAGATTATAGAAGAGATTACTGTTGCCAAAGATTAGGAgtgggaagcagggagaggaaggggttACAGGTGTGACAACAAAGGGACAGAGCAAGGGATCCTTGTGATGGTGGAAGTTCTGTATTTGATTATGGTGGTAGAGAAATCTACACAAGATAAAACTGTATGTAATAACTACATGGACAACACACAAGCCCATGTAGAACCAGTGAAATCTGATAACAAGTACAGATTCTGCCAGTGTCAgttttgatattgtactataATTACATAAGATGTTAATATTAGGGGAAACTGGATGTAGGGTACACAAACTACTTAGCACTACAGGGTATTATTCTTGCAACCTTCTATAAATCtgcaattatttctaaataaaaacttttaaaaactatttgagagtgggggtaggggtggaggggcaaagggagaatctcaagcagactccccactgactaGAGCCCactgcagagcttgatcccaggaccaagagatcacgatctgagctgaagtgaaaccaagagtcagatgctcaaccaactgcacctcAGAGGTATGCCaataaaaacatcttttgaaagtcccagtagaaaacaaaaagacaaaatatatgaatgagcttttcaaaagaaaaaagtaaatttgagtTCTGTAAGTACTTGAAgggtttaaatataaaacattttagatgTGGTACAAGGAAGTGAGATTTCACATCCACTGGGCACATACCTCACGTCTAAAATCGTCAGCATCTGCATCCTCACTTAAGGATTTGGAAACCAAATAAAGCTTTGTTGAGATATGCTAAAATTCCTTCTGCTCTGATGCAGGCATCTATCCTTGGCTTGACATTAATCACGTTTTATAGTAGGTATGAATGGTCTCTCCTCTGAAACCAAGCCAAatgtcagtgttttttttttttttttaacaaatagcCAATTATCTCAACAATTGactatttctttagtttcttcacTGCTTCCAGTTAGAggaaaatgtgtgttttaaataaagataaatttttaaattggcatCAAGTAAATGCTATGTATATACTGATGGTTTTTATTATCTGAATTAACTTCAGATAATAATTCATCTTAATTCAGTTTGTGTATTAGCAAagataattttctataaatgtatttGATAATACACAACTTTTAAGTTGTTTCTATAGGTCATGTCCTTCACCCATTTGATTATGttagagaaacaggaaaataaggcaagaaagaatacaaaagatAGCAACATTATCTTAACAACCAGATTTGTTGGCaccattatttttgctttcattcttttattaaaaaaatgttacagaTAAATATAACAATTCCATCTAACCCTCTCCCACTTCCTGAAAGGCAACCAATGTCATATATGGATCTATAAGCAATACACAGTAGtgttctttgcattatttttattaaacttataCAAATGTTACGTTTTTTCAttgtacattttgcttttttcctctcagtATTATATATTGTGATCTATGTAATTATACGTCaaatttgtatcttctttctaAATACTGTATTCTATCATAGCAATAACATGGTAATAATCTATCCTTCTACTAATGAAAATTTGTTATGTCCAATTTAGTGTCATACAAACCACAATGCAGTGATGAACAAAGAGATGTGTATCTGTGTGCCCATATGTGCATGCCTCTAAAGGCAATACACCAAAATAGAAATGACTATTTCATATCTGTGTTCTTAGAGTTATCCTGTTACTCTAAAGTAATAAATCTAGTTTATTTTCATCATAGTTTCAgacatttgctttttatattctgATCTTcagtctttctagattttattgttgtatatgatataaaataGAGACATCATTTTTTGTTCATATGACTCTTCCATTTACTGAATGGGCCATTCTTTCTCCAATGACTTCAAGAGCAACATAATTCACAAAATTCCCATATCTCCTTTCTTCATCCTTGTTTCCCCAGATTTATCAAGAATACATTGTTTAGACAcagctttaaataaattatgtgatACTATCTGCTatactgtttcttctcttttgtcttctaCTTGTTTCAGCTATTTGTGGTCCTTTATATTcccatataaaattttatatcagtTTGTGACATTCTTAGAATTTAGTGAAAACTTTGAATGGAAGTACCTTAGAGGTTTAtgaatttatatgtttaaaaatgtgttttcagactcatttttctcaaaatttcagGTGTTATTTTGTGCCCTTCAAAATGTTTTGTAACTTTATAAATGTCAGTCTTACAATTAATGTGTTTATCCTTAGACATTGTATATCAACACATTTTCAAATTAACTAATTCTTGTATAAGagaacatttttatagtttctctcttttcccccaatCTTCTTTTCCTTGCTTAATACATTGGCCAGGGTAGGAGCTCAAATATATTGTTGATATGCTGGTAGCAGGTGTCTTGTTTCATATTTAATaagaatgctaaataaataatagaggtCTATGAAGGTtttacaatttattcattttgcaaTTTATCATCCTTGTAAGAATTGTTACACAATTGTGTGACTTCTTTAAAAGGCTTTCCACATCATAGTTTTCTGCTCTAGAAATGTAAAAGGAGGTGCTAATTCTTTCTGAAGGCGTCTCCATCTTCACGATATACATagtgtttctatttctattgaGTATGAATCCTCTGGTGTCTAACAAGGTGTGACTTTTGGCTGAAAGCCTTACCACACTCATTACAATGATAAGGCTTCTCACCTGTATGTTTTCTCATATGAAGTGTAAGAGATGAGATTTGAgagaaggctttcccacatttaCTACAATCAAAGGGTTTCTCACCTGTATGACCACGTATATGTATAGTAAGGGATGAGCTTTGGgagaaggcttttccacatttattacattcatagggtttctcacctGTATGACCTCTCATGTGCACAATAAGAGAAGTTCTTTGAGAGAaagcttttccacattcattacataCATAGGGCTTCTCACCAGTATGACTTCTCATATGTAAATTGAGCAATGAGCACTGAgagaaggctttcccacatttaTCACATTCATAAGGCTTTTCTCCTGTGTGACTTCTCAGATGAAGAGTAAGGGATGCAATTTGAGAAAAGGCTTTACCACATTCATTACAatcataaggtttctctccagtgtgaacttTCTGATGTGTAATAAAGTTTTGCTTTTGGCTGAAGGCTTtaccacattcattacattcataggGCTTTTCTCCAGAATGAATTTTTTCATGGGCAATGAGATTTGATTTCTGGCTAAAGGCTTTGCCACATTCCTTACATATGtagggtttttctccagtgtgaattctctggtGTCTAACAAGATTTGACATCTGAatgaaagctttcccacattcattacattcataaggtttctctctAGTATGAATCTTCTGGTGTGTAATGAAGTTTTTCTTGTGGCTGAAGGCTTTTctacattccttacattcataaggtttttcACCAGTATGACTTCTCATATGTACAGTAAGGGCTGAACTTTGAGAGAAGGATTTTCCGcattcattacattcatagggcttctcACCCGTATGAATTCTTACATGTATAATAAGCATGGAAAACTGAgagaaggcttttccacatttatcacatttataaGGTTTTTCTCCTGTATGACTTCTCATATGAAGAGCAAGGGATGCAATTCGAGGGAAGGCTTTACCACATTCATTACATGCATAaggtttctccccagtatgaACTTTCTGATGTGCAGTGAGGCTTTGCTTCTGGCTGAATGCTTTCCCACACTcattacattcataaggtttctctccagtatgaattttTTCATGATCAATGAGATTTGATTTCTGGCTGAaggatttcccacattccttacatgcATAGGGTTTCTCCCCAGTATGAATTCTTTGATGTCTAATGAGATTTGACATTTTAatgaaagctttcccacattcattacattcgTAAGACTGCTCCCTACTATGAATTTTATGATGTTTAATGAGTTTTTCCTTGTGGCTGAAagcttttctacattttttacaTTCGTAaggtttttctccagtatgaattctcagGTGTCTGATGAGGTCCAAGGTTTGACTGAATCCTTTCCCACAGTGATTACACTTGAAGGGGGTTACTACAAGATGGGATGGGCTAATGCAAAATGATTTCATAGCTTCATTATATTCAGAATGTTCCTTTCTTATAAGAATTCTATCATTATTATGACAGCTGAAATTATTATATTCTAAACACTTTCCAAATAAGTCATATTCATAGAAATTGTGACTGGAAGGAAAAAAGTCCGGGTTAAGAGGAAATGCATTTGCAAATTTCTTATGACATTCATTGACTTTTTCTTCAGTCAGTGTTTTTGTGAATTTATCTTCAAATTGTGTCAAAAGTCTGTCCTGGATTTTCTGATGCTCATCAATTCCCCACATATCTCCTAAAACAGATTGCAAATAAATATCACTTGAACAATTTTCCaaattgtaaaatgaagaaaatttcagaaagtaTGCTGTCATGGGATTGATTCTTGGCTTACAGCCTAGTTTCCCATTATAAAGTAAATTTCATGTGCATAaatctcctattttcttttctttctttctttatctcctATTTTCTAAGCTTAAGGAGAGTCCAGGAAAAAATATTAGTAGAGGAAGATAGGAATACAAGTAGCTTTGTGTTTAAAAATGGgatctgaaagaaaaagataaactgtGGGGTAAATAAAAGGGAGAATGCAGAATGTACAAATAAAGTAAGAAGAAATGATGGAGAAACAAAAAtaggaagttaaaaaaatcataaagctaTTTTGTAGGACTTAAAATAAGCTTTTATAAACTGCTTGACATAAGCAATTTTCTGGAAAttgaaaattaccaaaactgaaccTGTAAGAGGTAGAAAACCCTTATGAACCAACTTctacaaaataacagaaaaatatgaaaaagcaatTCTCAAACAGATCAAAAAGGTTAAGAGAGATTCAGATGGGAATTTGAACATTTAGGGGACATTTGCTTTCAGGATCTGCAAAatgttatataagaaaaaaaagaattaaaaaaaagaatttttaatttattgtgtgAAATGAACATAATATTAAAACCAAAATCTCAAGAAAGAtgacaaccaaaaaaacaaactatatacCAATTTTACTTATGAGTTTCAATGTAAAAATTCTacctaaaatatcaaaataatccagaaggaaagaaaagtgatcTAGAGCACTTTAAATACAAGACATATCATACTTAAGTAGATTATTTCCAAGTATATTTTACTATTAGAAAAATCTACTTCtataagcaaatatattaaaaggtcaaaataaaaaatcaagtaattattttcaaagctatttttaaaaattataaaaccaaacattttcCATAAAGAAACCTTCATAAAAAGGGAATACAATATTTAACTTGAGAAAAAAAGTACAGTACAACTTAAGCattagtttaatatttaataagaaaaattccTCCCCCTTCCAtggccaaagaaaaagaaaagaaaaacccaaagcaCTGATATAATAAGTACTATCACTATTATTACAGTTCTGGATAGTGCAttaagtaagagaaagaaatcagaggtATAAACACTTGGAAAGGAAAGATAAGGTTAACATTTTTGtcaacaataaaacaatttacctggaaaatcaaaagtgaaaattataaaaacaaattcactATACGTTGGAAATTAAGTTTTAGTAACATTTATATATGCAAACAACTatttagaaaagaacagaagactaTACTTACAGTcacaacaaaaatatgaaaaatatgggAATTTAATATGTCCCAAGattttcagaaaactaaaatGCACACAGATTTGACCAAATGGGAAGGTGCTATGGGTTGAGTTGCCTGTACTGCAAAAAagacatgttgaaatcctaattccCAGTATTCAGAATGTGAAGTTACTTGGAAAATGGGTCACTGCAGATGCaattagttaaaatgaggtcatactggagtagggtAACTCATAATCTAACTGGTCTTCTTATAAAAAGTATGCAACATGAACAGACAGAAACACACAGGAGACCACCatatgaaaataaagacaagatCGGAGTTATGCTattacaagccaaggaatgtctaGGGCTATTAGAAACTGAAAGAGGGATAGAAGGGTCCTTCTACAGGTTTCAGAGGGAGTATGGCCTGCCAACACCTTGCTTTAGTATTtatagtctccagaactgtgagaataaattcctgttattctaagccacccaatttgtggtattttgttacagtagccctagGCAACTAAAAAAAAGGCATATCACATTGCTGGAAAAGAACGTTTGACAGCAAAAATGACACAAGCTAATctattaaagtaattttaataaaaatgtttgaaaacacaGGTAATAGCTCAAAGGAAAACAATGCTAGGGGTTGCCACCTTCGATAGGAAATGTGTGAAAGAGCTACTTTTCAGTATGTATCCTTTTTTACTTTAGAGGTTTTATACCATCAGcatgtattatgtattttaaaaaataaaattgttctgaATACTGCAgtaataaaatgagaacaaacaaTGGGCAGGTAAAAATTGGATCAAAATTGGAACATAAAATTGGAAGAGCCTACTTAGCATATCTGGATAGGGAGTAAGTACTGTGAtcaggagagaaaacaaagaggGAGAAATTTAGTGTAAATATGgtataataaatacatgaatttatttCATCCCACCCCAAATCACACCAAtctgagataaagaaaaaatacataaactaaCAAAGACTACCTTAGAGGAGATGGAAGATCACTCTCTTaagaaatagaagcagaaatgCTGTTGAGTCATGTCGAGACATGAGGTAGAGGATACAAAATAAGGGACAACTGGCTCAAGCATAGAGTAAGTGCAAGCCTACATACTAAAGGATAACATTCAGTTCCCTGTTGCTGCTTAGCTCCAAAATTGGAAATggagatttttctccctctctgccagaCAGAtaataaagaaagggaaaattcCTATACAACTATAAAGCAGGTACAGTTAGAGACTTGGTTGCAGATTACAAACATAGAAATGGTGGCAGTGTACTAACTTCCTGGGTCACTTAGGGTAAAAAGAGAAGATCCATTAAGCAAATGATGTTGAAGAAGGTAAGATTAGCTTGCCAAAGTACCAtcaaaacagaagtgaaaaagaattttaagggcAAGATTAAATTGTCAGATGTGACACAAGACTCCATGTTTTAAAATGGTGGAATGGAAAAGGCTCTGATCTCTTTTTGTCTCTACAAACAATGGGAATGAATTTTCACTAATTCTTGAATGAACCTAGGGGTGGCTGTAACCCCAATTATAATAAATGAGTTAGTGTTGACAAATACAGTGAAGGCTAGAACAGGGGAAGAAGGATTCTAAAAGACAGGTATTCCTGCTGATCTTGGGTAGTTAAAGAAGAGCAAGAAGCTGAGAGTCAAATGGATATTACACCCTGAAGGGCAGAGTTAATTATCCTATGATTACAACAACGAAAtttgggaatgcagactggttaCAGAAGACTTGTTATCCCCAGATATCCCACCAGGACTGAACACGGAAGCAttgaaacatttacttttttaggAAGAAGTCTGTTGGGGTGAGACTGTAAGATTAACAGTTATGAGAAACtttttagatgaaaaagaaaaaaaaaagcctaaacaTACTTCTACACATACAACCTTGTAGAATAAAGGGCTTcaaaataaagcacagatgcATTCATTTCCATCAAGAATTggtaaactttttcttaaagtgtCAGATAGTAATTGGTGGGTCACACAATCTTTGAGGCAACTATTCAACTATGCCGTTTTAATGTGAAAGCAATCAAACACAAGACATAAATTACTGGGTGTGgctatgttttaataaaactttattttcaaaaataagtggCAGGCCTATAAGCCATAGTTTACTAATGATCCCTGTTCTAGATCAGAGTGCTCATTTTATTTCCCCAACATtaacttttcttaaaaagcatGTCAAGGAAGAACTAGCCTACTACTAAAAAGGAGAAGGTGCTGGAACCAGATCTATAAAAAGTATTAGAGCTAGAACAATTATggcacaaagtaaataaaattgaattattgcataaagtaaatgaaaatgttgACTATTTCCATGAATGAAAAAgcttaatgaaaataaatctttaaatcaagagctcaaaatataaatgtaatttgtatgggatggtgaaaaaaaatggcagaaccaaggaaagaaatggaagagaaaaataaaaccaggcaaAATGAAGAATATCATGCAAGTGGGGTTGAAAAGAGACTAGATAGTAATTTTAGTATTGAAATTATGGTAGAGTAATTAGGTAATTAGGTaactgaaaaataagataatgGGTTATACAAATTTTTGATGCATCACTGGACTTATAGAAAGCATGTATTTCCAAGAACATAATACTCTCCACCAACCATACCTGAACACCACacactaaaaaatgaataaaacaaaaataaagtgttatCTGAAATCATGCCTGTGGGTGGGATTTAGAAAGCAAGCTGGAAGATGGATCTGACTTGACTACATATGCAAATGAAAGCTCTATTAACTGAAGCATAAGCCCTGGGAcaggaataagagaaagaagCTCAACTGAGGTTCCTACAAAAACCCAAGACATTCTAAAAATGTTCAACTGGTCTTCACTTGGTAACGCCTGTTGGCACCTACCAGAAGCACACGCAAATTATCTTAAGAATGCAACCCCGATTTAAGACAATAAGATTATTGCAATAAGGTTTAAAAATGCTGAACTCACAATCAGCAGTCATCAAGCATGTGAAGAATCAAGTAcaataaataatcaaaaacaagATATTTAAACCTAAGgacttaaaatattagaattgtCAGATACAAAAAACAGaagagtgggacacctgggtggctcagcagttgagcatctgcctttggttcaaggcatgatcctggagtcccgggatcgagtcctacattgggatccctgcatggagcctacttctgcctctgcctatgtctctacctctctctctctctctctctgtgtctctcatgaataaataaaatcttaaaaaaaaaaagaagtgctacgtagagtatttttaaagaaccaaagaataaaaacacagacTTGAAGCAGCCACAGAAATCAATAGAAAGAGTCAGAAAGTCATAGGAGGAAAAAggccaaaaaaccaaaaaaaaaaaattttttttctagaaataccAAATAGtagtattgaatttttttaagcatatgagataaaagatcaataaataCAGCTGAAGAGAGAATGAGTAAACTTGATGATATATTTGAGAAGTCAAcatagaaagacagaaaatagtaaaggaaatgaaaacacaatatagtGGAAAAAAGATTTAGCCTCTACCTTTAGGAGTCTCAGAAGGAGAGtgtaaagaaaatgaaggaagccAATATCTGATGATGTTGGCTGAGAAATCTGCAgaattaatgacaaaaataagaGAACACTATGGGAAATTTTATACCTACAGattagaaaatacagatgaaacaagtttttaaatataaaagactaCCCTGGAACATCAGTGTATGGTAAACCTTTATAGATACAAgagcaaacaaatatttatggaaattacattgtacaactctgtgaaaaTTAATTTGAACAACAGAATTAAGAGGGTAATTTTTTTAGAACATTATAACCTATTACCAAAAACAAATGccaaaagagacaaaatatcTGCACAGAACAGTTGTAATGATAAAAGATATCAAAGCACTTTCCTTCGATAATCCACAAAGTCCAAATAGGTGAACAGGTAAGATAAACCAGAATTTTAAGGGAGTTATATGCTAATGCTATTGTAAGTAtttcagaagaagaaatggttcgccgggacacctgcaccccaatgtttacagcagcaatgtccacaatagccaaactgtggaaggagcctcagtgtccatcaaaggatgaatggataaagaagatgtggtttatgtatacaatggaatattactcagccattagaaacgacaaatacccaccatttgcttcaacgtggatggaactggagagtattatgctgagtgaagtaagtcaatcagagaaggacaaacagtgtatgttctcattcatttggggaatataaacaatagtgaaaggaaatataagggaagggagaagaaatgtgtgggaaatatcagaaagggagacagaacataaagactcctaactctgggaaacaaactaggggtggtggaaggggaggagggcggggggtgggaggaatgggtgacgggcactgaggggggcacttgacaggatgagcactgggtgttattctgtatgttggtaaattgaacaccaataaaaaataaatttattttaaaaaaaaagaagaagaaatggttcTAAATTCTATTTATGAAACCAGAGTAACAATGACTTCAAAACCTGAAAAAAGTGgaacaattatttaaatttatgatgaAATTGTGAGGATGAAAAATAGTACTAAGAAATacataggggcagccccagtggtgcagtggtttggcaccgcctgcagcccagggcctgattcaggagaccctggatcgagtcccacatcaggctctctgcatggagcctgcttctccctctgcctgtgtctctgcctctctctctctctgcatctctatgaataaaaaataaaatcttaaaaaaaaaaaaaaaaagaaatacatagacATAATTCAATTATATactacataaaggaaaaaataatatgatgaTCTCTTgtaagaaaagattattttaactACACAAGCATTAAAAAAACTTAAGGTGGCAAAAGGTACTTCAAAGAGGAATAACCAACTatg from Canis lupus dingo isolate Sandy chromosome 1, ASM325472v2, whole genome shotgun sequence encodes the following:
- the LOC112643531 gene encoding zinc finger protein 569 isoform X3; its protein translation is MLENYNNLITVGCPFTKPDVIFKLEQEEEPWVVEEEVLRRHCPGDMWGIDEHQKIQDRLLTQFEDKFTKTLTEEKVNECHKKFANAFPLNPDFFPSSHNFYEYDLFGKCLEYNNFSCHNNDRILIRKEHSEYNEAMKSFCISPSHLVVTPFKCNHCGKGFSQTLDLIRHLRIHTGEKPYECKKCRKAFSHKEKLIKHHKIHSREQSYECNECGKAFIKMSNLIRHQRIHTGEKPYACKECGKSFSQKSNLIDHEKIHTGEKPYECNECGKAFSQKQSLTAHQKVHTGEKPYACNECGKAFPRIASLALHMRSHTGEKPYKCDKCGKAFSQFSMLIIHVRIHTGEKPYECNECGKSFSQSSALTVHMRSHTGEKPYECKECRKAFSHKKNFITHQKIHTREKPYECNECGKAFIQMSNLVRHQRIHTGEKPYICKECGKAFSQKSNLIAHEKIHSGEKPYECNECGKAFSQKQNFITHQKVHTGEKPYDCNECGKAFSQIASLTLHLRSHTGEKPYECDKCGKAFSQCSLLNLHMRSHTGEKPYVCNECGKAFSQRTSLIVHMRGHTGEKPYECNKCGKAFSQSSSLTIHIRGHTGEKPFDCSKCGKAFSQISSLTLHMRKHTGEKPYHCNECGKAFSQKSHLVRHQRIHTQ
- the LOC112643531 gene encoding zinc finger protein 569 isoform X1, with product MRSKFLTYIIFLLPEELVTFFASSAFSSPAHYQKEEEMTESQGTVTFKDVAIDFTQEEWQQLDPAQRNLYRNVMLENYNNLITVGCPFTKPDVIFKLEQEEEPWVVEEEVLRRHCPGDMWGIDEHQKIQDRLLTQFEDKFTKTLTEEKVNECHKKFANAFPLNPDFFPSSHNFYEYDLFGKCLEYNNFSCHNNDRILIRKEHSEYNEAMKSFCISPSHLVVTPFKCNHCGKGFSQTLDLIRHLRIHTGEKPYECKKCRKAFSHKEKLIKHHKIHSREQSYECNECGKAFIKMSNLIRHQRIHTGEKPYACKECGKSFSQKSNLIDHEKIHTGEKPYECNECGKAFSQKQSLTAHQKVHTGEKPYACNECGKAFPRIASLALHMRSHTGEKPYKCDKCGKAFSQFSMLIIHVRIHTGEKPYECNECGKSFSQSSALTVHMRSHTGEKPYECKECRKAFSHKKNFITHQKIHTREKPYECNECGKAFIQMSNLVRHQRIHTGEKPYICKECGKAFSQKSNLIAHEKIHSGEKPYECNECGKAFSQKQNFITHQKVHTGEKPYDCNECGKAFSQIASLTLHLRSHTGEKPYECDKCGKAFSQCSLLNLHMRSHTGEKPYVCNECGKAFSQRTSLIVHMRGHTGEKPYECNKCGKAFSQSSSLTIHIRGHTGEKPFDCSKCGKAFSQISSLTLHMRKHTGEKPYHCNECGKAFSQKSHLVRHQRIHTQ
- the LOC112643531 gene encoding zinc finger protein 569 isoform X2, with protein sequence MSSAFSSPAHYQKEEEMTESQGTVTFKDVAIDFTQEEWQQLDPAQRNLYRNVMLENYNNLITVGCPFTKPDVIFKLEQEEEPWVVEEEVLRRHCPGDMWGIDEHQKIQDRLLTQFEDKFTKTLTEEKVNECHKKFANAFPLNPDFFPSSHNFYEYDLFGKCLEYNNFSCHNNDRILIRKEHSEYNEAMKSFCISPSHLVVTPFKCNHCGKGFSQTLDLIRHLRIHTGEKPYECKKCRKAFSHKEKLIKHHKIHSREQSYECNECGKAFIKMSNLIRHQRIHTGEKPYACKECGKSFSQKSNLIDHEKIHTGEKPYECNECGKAFSQKQSLTAHQKVHTGEKPYACNECGKAFPRIASLALHMRSHTGEKPYKCDKCGKAFSQFSMLIIHVRIHTGEKPYECNECGKSFSQSSALTVHMRSHTGEKPYECKECRKAFSHKKNFITHQKIHTREKPYECNECGKAFIQMSNLVRHQRIHTGEKPYICKECGKAFSQKSNLIAHEKIHSGEKPYECNECGKAFSQKQNFITHQKVHTGEKPYDCNECGKAFSQIASLTLHLRSHTGEKPYECDKCGKAFSQCSLLNLHMRSHTGEKPYVCNECGKAFSQRTSLIVHMRGHTGEKPYECNKCGKAFSQSSSLTIHIRGHTGEKPFDCSKCGKAFSQISSLTLHMRKHTGEKPYHCNECGKAFSQKSHLVRHQRIHTQ
- the LOC112643531 gene encoding zinc finger protein 569 isoform X4 — its product is MWGIDEHQKIQDRLLTQFEDKFTKTLTEEKVNECHKKFANAFPLNPDFFPSSHNFYEYDLFGKCLEYNNFSCHNNDRILIRKEHSEYNEAMKSFCISPSHLVVTPFKCNHCGKGFSQTLDLIRHLRIHTGEKPYECKKCRKAFSHKEKLIKHHKIHSREQSYECNECGKAFIKMSNLIRHQRIHTGEKPYACKECGKSFSQKSNLIDHEKIHTGEKPYECNECGKAFSQKQSLTAHQKVHTGEKPYACNECGKAFPRIASLALHMRSHTGEKPYKCDKCGKAFSQFSMLIIHVRIHTGEKPYECNECGKSFSQSSALTVHMRSHTGEKPYECKECRKAFSHKKNFITHQKIHTREKPYECNECGKAFIQMSNLVRHQRIHTGEKPYICKECGKAFSQKSNLIAHEKIHSGEKPYECNECGKAFSQKQNFITHQKVHTGEKPYDCNECGKAFSQIASLTLHLRSHTGEKPYECDKCGKAFSQCSLLNLHMRSHTGEKPYVCNECGKAFSQRTSLIVHMRGHTGEKPYECNKCGKAFSQSSSLTIHIRGHTGEKPFDCSKCGKAFSQISSLTLHMRKHTGEKPYHCNECGKAFSQKSHLVRHQRIHTQ